A single genomic interval of Agarivorans aestuarii harbors:
- a CDS encoding ABC transporter substrate-binding protein — protein sequence MAIKWNLRRRILALACLCVVASALVTSFEHLQRWINDSGTNSLILAVVGPMSGKEADKGLSMVHGAQLYADLHNSQRQDNQVAIVVQQYDDANDKSKAQLIAKQLAATNNVVAVLGHRASATSIKAASIYQRAGLPMVGGSATATEITQNNDWAFRVIPDNQLQGKFVADYVASLAKGKAVLIYSQDKFGESLADSFLNRAEVLAIQSLSLGVDLKKDIAKQAEQISKEISDFGHTGAVFLAVHDVEGETLVSHLKQQHPNWLFIGSSSIGKQSFPERFKHRSQEREVSGYYTNGVFAVSPILFDVASESTQLFYQSFYKGFAYEPSGVSAAYYDAATIVSAAIDAASGEVGGADEFSQLNVASQRAAVKNHLASFNSPNNAVQGLTHSMYFDSQGNVLRPMQVGLFSGGAFVSAPIQLQDVSDDNLMRRTDVVYTGIEMQNISEFSTLDMTFKAKFNLWFRSTPGVKAEDIVFLNSVGDLSLQEPIESNFTSQSTYQLYQVEGTFLADAKPGRAAFGEYQLGVSFRHKTLPRSELIYVSDIVGLGQTSLHKNQANQHKVQFDTSQWRQGSTLSFQDTLRKRSLGDPKYLHSDRQAVEFSRFNSLTPVQENVLSLRGRIPAQWQQIIFYSSVLAWLLYALVLDFKLLGQLSRAYGLGNKFLYALFIASAEPLFLDWLAQAYPNTNQLYASNCFDVLWWLLFASTLALLIDVILWDPIEKRSGRQVPRIMRHLTRGLAYIGAIFAILSFVYQRELTSLLATSGLVAMILGLALQSNLVNIFSGIAISLEKPFKLGDWISLSSYGGPIVGEVIDMNWRTTKVKTADNTLYSIPNNTLANANLNNVSSSGQIVTGGFSASVNKQLEPLQVIPRLEAALMAIEAVNRVYIDVDSIGSDNVDYQIKLVHGVDDTATTTDLVWQAIWRLDAEIKQELEVIEPELETPLLNDA from the coding sequence TTGGCCATTAAATGGAATTTACGTAGACGCATACTTGCGCTTGCTTGTTTATGTGTTGTCGCAAGCGCCTTAGTAACCAGTTTTGAGCACTTGCAGCGGTGGATAAACGACAGTGGAACAAATAGTTTAATACTGGCTGTGGTTGGGCCAATGTCGGGTAAAGAAGCTGATAAAGGACTATCAATGGTTCACGGCGCACAACTTTACGCTGATTTACATAATAGCCAACGCCAAGATAATCAAGTAGCCATTGTTGTTCAGCAATACGATGATGCTAATGACAAAAGCAAAGCACAGCTAATTGCGAAGCAGTTAGCTGCAACTAACAATGTAGTTGCCGTATTAGGGCACCGAGCATCGGCTACCTCAATCAAGGCCGCCAGTATTTATCAACGTGCAGGCTTACCAATGGTTGGTGGCTCAGCCACCGCAACCGAGATCACACAGAATAATGACTGGGCATTTAGGGTTATTCCAGATAACCAACTACAAGGTAAGTTTGTTGCTGACTACGTTGCGAGCTTGGCTAAAGGCAAAGCGGTATTAATCTATAGCCAAGATAAATTTGGAGAGTCATTAGCTGATTCTTTTCTTAACCGAGCTGAAGTATTAGCGATTCAATCATTGAGTTTAGGGGTGGATTTAAAGAAAGACATCGCTAAACAAGCAGAGCAAATAAGCAAAGAAATTAGTGATTTTGGCCACACTGGAGCGGTATTCTTAGCAGTGCACGATGTTGAAGGCGAAACACTGGTTAGCCATCTGAAGCAGCAACACCCAAACTGGCTGTTTATTGGCAGTTCATCTATTGGTAAACAAAGCTTTCCTGAGCGTTTTAAACATCGAAGCCAAGAGCGAGAAGTGTCTGGTTATTACACCAATGGGGTGTTCGCGGTTAGTCCTATCTTGTTTGATGTAGCCAGTGAATCAACTCAACTGTTTTATCAAAGCTTTTATAAAGGCTTTGCTTATGAACCCAGTGGCGTTTCAGCGGCCTATTATGATGCAGCAACTATCGTATCAGCTGCGATAGATGCAGCAAGCGGCGAGGTAGGTGGGGCTGATGAGTTTAGCCAACTTAATGTTGCTAGCCAAAGGGCGGCTGTTAAAAACCATTTAGCTAGTTTTAATTCCCCCAATAATGCTGTTCAGGGTTTAACCCACTCTATGTATTTTGATTCGCAAGGTAACGTATTACGTCCTATGCAAGTAGGCTTGTTTAGTGGCGGAGCCTTTGTTTCAGCACCGATCCAACTACAAGATGTTAGCGATGATAATCTAATGCGTCGTACCGATGTGGTGTATACCGGTATTGAAATGCAAAACATTAGTGAATTCTCCACTCTAGATATGACCTTTAAAGCCAAGTTTAACCTTTGGTTTAGAAGCACCCCTGGGGTAAAAGCAGAAGACATCGTGTTTTTAAACTCGGTGGGTGATTTAAGTTTACAGGAACCAATAGAGTCAAATTTTACTAGCCAAAGCACTTATCAGCTTTATCAGGTAGAGGGCACCTTTTTAGCAGATGCAAAACCCGGTAGAGCAGCTTTTGGTGAATATCAACTGGGCGTAAGTTTTAGGCATAAAACACTGCCCAGAAGTGAGCTGATTTATGTATCAGATATTGTTGGGCTCGGCCAAACCAGCTTACATAAAAACCAAGCTAATCAGCATAAAGTGCAGTTTGATACGAGCCAGTGGCGTCAAGGTAGCACTTTGTCGTTTCAAGACACTTTGCGCAAGCGCAGCCTAGGCGATCCCAAGTATTTACATTCAGACAGACAAGCTGTTGAGTTCTCTCGGTTTAATTCTCTAACGCCGGTGCAAGAAAATGTACTAAGTCTAAGAGGGCGTATTCCTGCGCAGTGGCAGCAGATTATCTTTTATAGCAGTGTACTTGCTTGGTTGCTATATGCTTTGGTATTGGACTTTAAGCTACTCGGGCAGCTATCTAGAGCTTACGGACTAGGCAACAAATTTTTATATGCCTTATTTATAGCTTCTGCTGAGCCTTTGTTTTTAGATTGGTTAGCGCAAGCCTATCCAAATACTAATCAACTGTATGCCAGCAATTGTTTCGACGTATTGTGGTGGCTACTGTTTGCTTCAACATTAGCTTTATTAATTGATGTAATACTTTGGGACCCCATAGAAAAACGCAGCGGCCGGCAAGTTCCACGAATTATGCGCCACTTAACCCGCGGCTTGGCATACATTGGAGCGATATTTGCGATTCTGTCTTTTGTATACCAACGAGAGCTAACCAGCCTGTTAGCAACGTCTGGCTTAGTGGCAATGATCCTGGGCTTAGCCTTGCAATCAAACCTTGTGAACATTTTCTCGGGCATTGCCATTAGCTTAGAAAAGCCCTTTAAACTTGGCGATTGGATTAGCTTAAGTAGCTATGGTGGGCCGATTGTTGGTGAAGTAATCGATATGAACTGGCGTACCACCAAGGTAAAAACTGCCGATAATACTTTGTATTCCATCCCCAACAATACTCTAGCAAACGCTAACTTAAACAATGTAAGCAGCAGTGGCCAAATTGTTACCGGGGGCTTTTCTGCCTCTGTGAATAAGCAGCTAGAGCCATTACAGGTGATCCCGCGCTTAGAAGCTGCACTTATGGCCATTGAAGCGGTTAATCGGGTTTATATCGATGTAGATAGCATAGGTTCTGATAACGTGGACTATCAAATTAAGCTGGTGCATGGGGTAGATGATACCGCTACAACTACTGATTTAGTTTGGCAGGCTATCTGGCGCTTGGATGCTGAGATTAAGCAGGAGCTTGAGGTAATAGAACCAGAGTTGGAAACCCCGTTACTTAATGATGCTTAG
- a CDS encoding ABC transporter substrate-binding protein, whose product MKKLLLSVIMLSFLVATIGVIVVEGASRPRILILHSYETDYAWTRTVNQGIDRAKRSHMNIDIRYHYMNTKNQSSEAAKKRAATVAKRVVDSYQPNVLLVIDDDAQRLVATDYIGNEAIQIVFAGVNAELEAYGYQDADNVTGILERKSVSAIIEVLRLLVESQPRLGSLKGSVVYLSDSSTSAKLDADYLARQEWAPLDYQGHVGVKSFEQWKQEVNRLNGQYQFLLVGGYRKLFSEDSESFVSAEEVAQWTEANSTLAIVGINAFNSEDGVMLSIGASPFEQGEIAFERAIRLVEDPTSLSQMPVAISKQYVVALRHQALENRDIRVPKVLEAFARATNNYFE is encoded by the coding sequence ATGAAAAAGTTATTGTTAAGCGTCATTATGTTGAGCTTTTTAGTTGCCACTATCGGCGTGATAGTGGTGGAGGGGGCCTCAAGGCCGAGAATTCTGATTCTGCATAGCTACGAAACTGACTATGCATGGACCCGGACAGTTAACCAAGGCATAGATAGAGCCAAGCGCTCCCACATGAATATTGATATTCGTTATCACTATATGAATACCAAAAATCAGTCTAGCGAAGCTGCCAAAAAACGTGCAGCTACAGTTGCTAAACGGGTGGTTGATAGTTACCAACCCAATGTGTTGTTGGTTATTGATGACGATGCACAGCGCTTAGTTGCCACCGACTATATTGGCAACGAAGCGATTCAGATTGTTTTTGCCGGGGTAAATGCTGAGCTTGAAGCCTATGGTTATCAGGATGCCGATAATGTGACCGGCATACTCGAACGTAAATCAGTGTCGGCAATTATAGAAGTACTAAGATTGTTGGTAGAAAGTCAGCCTCGACTTGGTAGCCTGAAAGGGAGTGTTGTTTATCTCTCCGATAGTTCTACCTCGGCCAAGCTAGATGCTGATTACCTAGCTAGGCAAGAGTGGGCACCACTCGATTACCAGGGGCACGTTGGGGTTAAAAGCTTTGAGCAATGGAAGCAAGAAGTTAATAGGCTTAACGGTCAGTACCAATTTTTGCTAGTTGGCGGCTACCGTAAACTATTTAGTGAAGATAGCGAAAGCTTTGTCTCTGCCGAAGAAGTGGCGCAATGGACTGAAGCAAATTCAACTTTGGCGATTGTTGGCATTAATGCGTTTAACTCTGAAGACGGAGTGATGTTATCAATTGGCGCCTCACCCTTTGAGCAGGGAGAGATAGCTTTCGAGCGAGCTATTCGCTTAGTCGAAGATCCCACGAGTTTGTCACAGATGCCGGTGGCGATATCGAAACAATACGTGGTAGCTCTGCGCCATCAAGCTTTAGAAAATCGCGATATTCGCGTGCCAAAAGTATTAGAAGCTTTTGCCCGCGCCACCAATAACTATTTTGAATAA
- a CDS encoding SLC13 family permease: MIMPEKLQVLSQFLKSNPAFSGCQKEDLARLLANISVVKLAPGEVVCRSGEDANNLYYLLEGELQTTNKDQIKGPISGFFGEESALGMRSYIYDIEVVESAELVVLPLEAIVTLEAYSSFKQSLLDSFHSRLAGQTHIEVDLSPKREVEVGYRQIIGWLFAIITPLMIYWGLILSQQPLHQDAIYFASILGICSVMWIFRLLPDYVPGLFAVLSAVLLGITTSESAFSGFSSNSFFMALSILGLSAVIRSSGLSYRMLLHLLLIGPASKIWYNISFFSVGALLTPVVPTVNGRVTIVAPFLKDLLSGASKEAREQEGPRLKASLLFGASLLSPIFVSSKSVNFIVLGMLPQQVQQYFQWLDWLLAALVCGMVLLALYAVSLCWVYRNKQSLKLPKTTSLQQLKTLGSLNPAEWSSILGLIVLISALLFANIHRIEVAWVALAILFYLMMFGFLDPNQFRTKIDWSFLVFLGSLIGVVDIIHQVELDTWLTGKIYWLAAYMQQSLPLFVVLLAVIVSLIRLILPINATVIILATLLIPASIEVGVNPWVIGFLILFLSESFFWPFQASYYMQFLSLTTGIVSNDEAKLMKMNVLIYLFKLVAVYISIPYWQSMGLI; the protein is encoded by the coding sequence ATGATTATGCCGGAAAAGCTACAAGTTTTAAGTCAGTTTTTAAAAAGTAATCCTGCTTTTTCGGGCTGCCAGAAAGAAGATTTAGCGAGGTTATTGGCAAATATTTCTGTTGTAAAGCTAGCGCCTGGTGAGGTTGTTTGTCGCTCGGGTGAAGACGCTAACAATCTTTACTACTTGCTGGAAGGTGAGTTGCAAACCACCAATAAAGATCAGATTAAAGGGCCTATCAGTGGTTTTTTTGGTGAAGAGTCGGCACTCGGTATGCGCAGTTATATCTACGATATTGAAGTGGTGGAGAGCGCCGAGCTGGTGGTATTACCGCTAGAAGCGATTGTTACTCTTGAAGCTTACAGCAGTTTCAAACAGTCACTGCTCGACAGTTTCCATTCTCGCCTGGCTGGACAAACGCATATTGAAGTCGATTTAAGCCCTAAACGCGAGGTTGAAGTAGGCTATCGCCAGATCATTGGCTGGTTGTTTGCGATAATCACTCCTTTAATGATTTATTGGGGTTTAATACTTAGCCAGCAACCACTGCATCAAGATGCAATCTACTTTGCCTCAATTCTTGGTATTTGTTCGGTGATGTGGATCTTTCGCTTGCTCCCAGACTATGTGCCCGGGTTATTTGCGGTATTAAGCGCAGTATTGTTAGGGATAACCACCAGCGAGTCGGCTTTTTCTGGCTTCTCGAGCAACAGCTTTTTTATGGCTTTGAGCATACTTGGTTTGAGCGCAGTAATCCGCTCATCGGGTTTAAGCTATCGGATGTTGTTGCATCTATTGTTAATTGGTCCAGCTTCCAAAATTTGGTACAACATCAGCTTCTTTAGTGTTGGCGCACTGCTTACACCGGTTGTACCTACCGTTAATGGTAGGGTAACCATTGTAGCGCCGTTCTTAAAAGATTTGTTGAGTGGTGCAAGTAAAGAAGCGCGTGAGCAAGAAGGCCCTAGGTTAAAGGCGAGTCTACTATTTGGCGCAAGCTTACTGTCGCCAATATTTGTTAGTAGTAAGTCGGTTAACTTTATCGTTCTTGGTATGTTGCCACAGCAAGTGCAACAGTATTTTCAATGGCTAGATTGGCTACTTGCCGCATTAGTGTGTGGCATGGTGTTATTAGCGTTGTACGCAGTTTCTCTGTGTTGGGTTTATCGCAATAAACAAAGTTTAAAGCTGCCAAAAACCACAAGTTTACAGCAACTTAAAACCCTCGGGTCGCTAAACCCGGCCGAATGGTCGTCAATACTAGGCCTAATAGTGCTTATATCGGCCCTGCTATTTGCCAATATCCACCGTATCGAAGTTGCTTGGGTTGCCTTAGCTATTCTGTTTTATTTAATGATGTTTGGCTTTTTGGATCCCAACCAGTTTAGAACCAAAATTGATTGGAGCTTTTTAGTATTCCTAGGCTCTTTGATTGGTGTGGTCGATATTATCCATCAAGTAGAGCTAGATACTTGGCTTACAGGAAAAATCTATTGGCTGGCTGCTTACATGCAACAAAGCTTGCCGCTGTTTGTGGTGTTGTTAGCGGTGATTGTGAGCCTTATTCGTTTAATATTGCCGATTAATGCAACGGTGATCATTCTAGCCACCTTGCTTATCCCGGCTTCCATAGAAGTGGGGGTGAACCCTTGGGTGATTGGTTTCCTAATCCTGTTCCTTTCAGAAAGCTTCTTTTGGCCATTTCAGGCCTCTTATTACATGCAGTTTTTGAGCTTAACCACCGGCATTGTGAGTAACGATGAAGCTAAGTTGATGAAAATGAATGTACTGATATACCTGTTCAAACTAGTAGCGGTTTATATCAGCATTCCTTATTGGCAAAGCATGGGGCTTATCTAA
- a CDS encoding GFA family protein codes for MTIIKGSCLCNKVQFEAEDKFQQFHLCHCNQCKKMSGSAHVSNLFIKPEHFNWLAGEELVSRYDVPERSISNAFCRQCGSAAPYLSSTKKWVIVPAGALNSSPSLKPQDHIFTKETAEWYRDIDKLKQYPGFPD; via the coding sequence ATGACGATCATTAAGGGCAGTTGTTTATGCAACAAGGTTCAATTTGAGGCCGAGGACAAGTTTCAGCAGTTTCACCTTTGCCATTGCAACCAATGTAAAAAAATGTCGGGCAGCGCGCATGTATCAAATTTGTTCATCAAACCTGAGCATTTTAATTGGTTAGCAGGTGAAGAGTTAGTTAGCCGATACGATGTACCAGAACGAAGTATTTCTAATGCTTTTTGTCGGCAATGTGGTAGTGCCGCGCCCTATTTGTCGAGCACTAAAAAATGGGTAATTGTGCCTGCCGGCGCCTTAAACAGCAGCCCAAGTTTAAAGCCACAAGATCATATATTCACAAAAGAAACAGCCGAATGGTACCGAGATATCGACAAACTAAAACAGTATCCCGGCTTTCCGGATTAA
- the cysB gene encoding HTH-type transcriptional regulator CysB: protein MKLQQLRYIVEVVNNNLNVSATAESLYTSQPGISKQIRLLEDELGVQIFKRSGKHLSQVTPAGKEIIRISNEIMAKVESIKAVANQHTHPDQGSLNISTTHTQARYALPEVIQGFIHRYPNVSLNMHQGTPNQINEAVAKGSADFAIATEALHIFSDLVMLPCYHWNRSILVPKEHELAKKHLNGEVVTINDLAKHSIVTYIFGFTGRSDLDDAFGRAGKVPKIVFTATDADVIKTYVRMGIGVGVLASMAIDKQQDQDLVAIDASHLFRASTTKICFRKGTFLRTYMYDFIERFAPHLTRDIVDRAVQAKSLDEVEELFKNIDLPLM, encoded by the coding sequence ATGAAATTGCAGCAGTTACGTTATATCGTCGAAGTAGTAAACAACAACCTCAATGTGTCGGCTACTGCGGAGAGTTTATATACTTCGCAGCCCGGCATTAGTAAGCAAATACGTTTACTGGAGGATGAGTTAGGCGTTCAGATATTTAAGCGTAGCGGTAAGCACCTTAGCCAAGTTACACCAGCTGGCAAAGAAATCATTCGTATAAGTAATGAAATCATGGCTAAGGTAGAAAGCATTAAAGCGGTGGCCAATCAGCACACTCATCCAGATCAAGGCTCGCTTAATATTTCGACTACGCATACTCAAGCACGTTATGCGTTGCCTGAGGTGATTCAAGGTTTTATACATCGCTACCCTAATGTTTCACTAAATATGCACCAAGGAACGCCTAACCAAATTAATGAAGCAGTGGCTAAGGGCAGTGCCGACTTTGCCATTGCGACCGAAGCGCTGCACATTTTTTCCGATTTAGTGATGCTGCCTTGTTACCATTGGAATCGCAGCATTTTGGTTCCTAAAGAACATGAGCTGGCGAAAAAGCACTTAAACGGTGAAGTTGTTACCATTAACGATCTAGCTAAGCATTCCATTGTTACTTATATCTTTGGCTTTACCGGTCGCTCAGATTTGGATGACGCTTTTGGACGTGCTGGTAAGGTGCCTAAAATTGTCTTTACCGCAACCGATGCTGACGTTATCAAAACTTATGTTCGAATGGGAATTGGTGTGGGTGTATTGGCGAGTATGGCTATCGACAAGCAACAAGACCAAGATTTAGTAGCCATTGATGCTAGCCATTTATTTAGAGCAAGTACCACTAAGATTTGTTTTAGAAAAGGCACTTTCCTACGTACTTACATGTACGATTTTATTGAACGATTTGCGCCACATTTAACGCGAGATATTGTCGATAGAGCAGTGCAAGCTAAGTCTTTAGATGAAGTGGAAGAGCTATTCAAAAATATTGACTTACCGCTTATGTAG
- a CDS encoding ABC transporter permease has product MKSLIWRLFKAELKRGELTIISAAIVLAVSSVWLFTSITDRMEQAIFNKSGDFIAADRVVRSAHPVDLPLAAQAESLQLAYAEQLLFPSMVYGNENLVLASVKSVSQDYPLKGALRISPDKTGITAESAKGIPQGEAWIAERLFYQLDIDIGDLIEIGEAEFKVTGRIVTEPDAPFSVFMTAPRVIIHIDDVETTEVVQPGSRLGYRYMFAGEKNQLDALERWVKPKLADNQRLVTVRSGNSPLAGALERAQQFLLLAGLIGILLASAAIAVASRLYCQRHYDTVAMFKVLGASKPQIRTIYLGHLFTVVLVSIVIGILVAMFVQWPVSHYVEQLLNIDLPSAGAAPYLMAAGSGLICGIAFTLPTLAQLFNIAPMRVIRRNSDDAVVNPVWIALWMLVSVFALLLLYSGSLTLSVILLGVGLAAVAVLLVVSQLLLWGSKKQAEKLKSLSLKIAISSLYKRAKQNRVQLIGFTVAIKLALVVWVIQQDLISEWQQQLPEGAPNHFMYNISEQQKPELAARFTDEQLELTTMFPMLRGRLVAINQEAVSQEREGEYSEKTSSRRRGAGRELNLSSVLELPYRNELVAGEWLTANSKGEASVDEEFAERLDIKLNDTLEFMIGASRFEVTVTSLRSIDWNTMQPNFYVLLSPDILQDFPTGYLTSFNLPEDKAAWMAQTMASFPTLVLINVKALIEQLSQVVDQVALALRLVLIVVLLASSLVLYAQVQSSLEERRRQTVILRTLGASAKLLRNAVIYEFVILGFLAGFIAASAAQTILVLLQVFVFDISASINIGLWLLGPLLGTLLVALMGAGATLRLLKQNSAQLVRNLN; this is encoded by the coding sequence ATGAAGAGTTTAATTTGGCGTTTATTCAAGGCTGAGCTAAAGCGTGGTGAGTTAACCATTATTTCCGCTGCTATTGTGTTGGCGGTAAGTTCGGTGTGGTTATTTACCAGCATTACCGATCGCATGGAGCAGGCCATTTTTAATAAAAGTGGCGATTTTATTGCCGCTGACCGTGTAGTGCGCAGTGCCCATCCGGTTGATTTGCCTTTAGCGGCTCAAGCTGAGTCCTTACAACTTGCCTATGCCGAGCAGTTGTTATTTCCTTCAATGGTGTATGGCAACGAAAACCTGGTACTGGCTAGTGTTAAATCGGTGTCGCAAGACTATCCGCTTAAAGGCGCTCTTAGAATAAGCCCTGATAAAACAGGGATAACCGCAGAATCCGCTAAAGGCATTCCGCAAGGAGAGGCTTGGATAGCAGAGCGTTTGTTCTATCAGCTAGATATTGATATTGGCGATTTAATTGAAATCGGTGAAGCAGAGTTCAAGGTTACCGGACGCATTGTGACCGAGCCTGATGCCCCCTTTAGTGTGTTTATGACAGCTCCTCGGGTGATTATTCATATTGATGATGTAGAAACAACAGAAGTGGTGCAGCCGGGCAGTCGTTTAGGCTATCGCTACATGTTTGCTGGAGAGAAAAATCAGTTAGACGCACTGGAACGCTGGGTGAAGCCAAAACTTGCAGATAACCAGCGCTTGGTCACCGTGCGCAGTGGTAATTCTCCCTTAGCGGGCGCTTTAGAGCGGGCGCAACAGTTTTTGTTGCTAGCAGGATTGATTGGCATATTGCTGGCTAGTGCGGCAATCGCTGTTGCCAGTAGACTTTATTGCCAGCGTCACTACGACACTGTGGCAATGTTCAAGGTGCTTGGCGCCAGTAAACCGCAGATCCGCACCATTTATTTGGGGCATTTGTTTACAGTTGTGCTGGTGTCTATTGTTATTGGTATTTTGGTTGCCATGTTTGTGCAATGGCCGGTTAGTCACTACGTGGAACAACTACTTAATATTGACCTGCCAAGTGCTGGGGCAGCGCCTTATTTGATGGCCGCAGGCAGCGGCCTGATTTGCGGAATCGCCTTTACGCTACCTACTTTAGCTCAACTATTTAATATCGCGCCGATGCGTGTTATTCGTCGTAACAGCGATGATGCGGTGGTTAACCCAGTGTGGATAGCATTATGGATGTTAGTTAGCGTATTTGCTTTGTTGCTTCTATATAGCGGCTCACTAACACTAAGCGTTATTTTGCTAGGTGTGGGTTTAGCGGCTGTAGCTGTTTTGCTAGTAGTAAGCCAACTGCTGCTGTGGGGCAGTAAAAAACAAGCCGAGAAACTTAAAAGCCTTAGTTTAAAAATCGCCATTTCATCTCTGTACAAGCGTGCTAAACAGAATCGGGTTCAGCTGATTGGTTTTACCGTAGCAATTAAGCTGGCCTTAGTTGTATGGGTTATTCAGCAGGATTTAATTAGCGAATGGCAACAACAACTGCCAGAAGGCGCGCCTAACCACTTTATGTACAATATTTCTGAGCAGCAAAAGCCTGAGTTAGCTGCACGTTTTACTGATGAACAGCTTGAGCTTACCACCATGTTTCCTATGTTACGTGGTCGCTTGGTGGCGATTAACCAAGAAGCCGTTAGCCAAGAGCGAGAAGGGGAGTATTCGGAGAAAACATCTTCTCGGCGCAGAGGTGCGGGTCGCGAGCTAAATTTAAGCAGTGTATTAGAGCTACCTTATCGAAATGAGTTGGTGGCCGGAGAGTGGCTTACTGCTAATAGTAAGGGTGAGGCATCGGTAGACGAAGAGTTTGCCGAAAGATTAGACATTAAGCTTAACGACACCCTTGAATTTATGATTGGCGCCAGTCGATTTGAAGTTACGGTAACAAGTTTACGTAGTATTGATTGGAATACTATGCAGCCTAACTTTTACGTATTACTCAGCCCAGATATTTTGCAAGATTTCCCAACCGGCTATTTAACTTCCTTTAATTTGCCTGAGGATAAAGCTGCTTGGATGGCGCAAACAATGGCCAGCTTTCCTACCTTGGTGCTGATTAACGTGAAAGCCTTGATTGAGCAACTGTCGCAGGTGGTTGATCAAGTAGCTTTGGCGTTGAGGTTAGTATTAATCGTGGTGTTGTTGGCCAGCAGTCTAGTGTTGTATGCACAAGTACAAAGCTCTTTGGAAGAACGTAGACGGCAAACGGTGATACTGAGAACTTTAGGCGCTAGCGCAAAGCTACTGCGCAATGCAGTTATTTACGAGTTTGTAATATTGGGCTTTTTAGCCGGCTTTATCGCGGCCAGTGCAGCGCAAACCATTTTAGTTTTGCTGCAGGTCTTTGTTTTCGATATTAGCGCGTCTATCAATATCGGTTTATGGCTGCTTGGGCCATTGCTTGGTACTTTACTGGTTGCCTTGATGGGCGCTGGGGCAACTCTGCGTTTGTTAAAACAAAACTCTGCACAGTTGGTAAGAAATTTGAACTGA
- a CDS encoding ABC transporter ATP-binding protein: protein MPTAISDSATNIIINALGLNHHVVTPGGHLDLLNDIHLSVQEGESLAIVGASGSGKTTLLSILAGLDSASEGSVELCSKNLAELDEEQRASLRRDNVGFIFQQFLLVPALSALENVMLPAELKGLPNAKELAEEWLAKVGLAERHNHYPNQLSGGEQQRVAIARAFICQPKVLFADEPSANLDNNNGQIIEDLLFELNQQSGTTLVLVTHEQKLAARCLRQITLQAGRIIQS, encoded by the coding sequence ATGCCAACAGCCATTTCAGATTCAGCGACTAACATAATCATAAACGCCCTCGGACTCAATCATCATGTTGTCACTCCCGGTGGACATTTGGATTTGCTGAATGATATTCACCTAAGTGTGCAAGAGGGTGAATCCTTGGCGATAGTGGGAGCTTCTGGTTCAGGCAAAACCACTTTGTTAAGTATTCTCGCGGGCTTAGATAGCGCCAGTGAGGGCAGCGTGGAGCTTTGCTCGAAGAACCTCGCAGAGCTAGACGAAGAACAGCGTGCGAGTTTACGACGAGATAATGTAGGTTTTATTTTTCAACAGTTTTTACTTGTACCCGCCTTAAGTGCTTTAGAAAATGTCATGTTACCCGCCGAACTCAAAGGTTTGCCCAACGCTAAGGAACTGGCTGAAGAATGGCTAGCTAAAGTTGGTTTAGCCGAGCGACACAACCACTATCCAAATCAACTCTCAGGCGGCGAGCAACAGCGTGTAGCTATAGCCCGAGCATTTATCTGTCAGCCTAAGGTGCTGTTTGCTGATGAACCATCGGCAAACCTCGACAACAACAACGGCCAAATTATTGAAGATTTATTATTTGAACTTAACCAACAATCGGGCACAACCTTGGTATTGGTGACTCATGAACAAAAATTGGCCGCGCGCTGTTTAAGGCAAATTACATTGCAAGCTGGTCGCATCATTCAGTCTTAA